The uncultured Desulfuromonas sp. genome has a segment encoding these proteins:
- the fliD gene encoding flagellar filament capping protein FliD: protein MASITFSGLASGLETDDIVSELMTLERAPLDRLEAQKETEATRLAAFKQLDTRLDDLREAVGALNLTSEVRTSSISLSSEDAFTASSDGAVSGSYDVSVVQLAQVQKSVSEGLSSQTDSLLGTGTLTIGSETITINENNNSLAGLVDAINELSEKTGVHAGIINDGSSGNPYHLVLTGEDATTSFTVSSDLVDSEGAAVDFAVSETRSAQEAVAFVDGIKVVSDSNTVSGVIPGVTLHLGSPSETTYAGTPQDGVDSWDWDDPPQYQSTLMTVEPDTEALKEKISTFISSYNAVMDWISAGYDEFGAVAPTEAEIEAGAEDILSDVVRGDSTVNGIKRRLQSMLSTPIDTSGSLSVLSQLGISTQRDGSINLNESDLNDALESDFEGVVGLLAGEDSVDGIMKKFNSTLLEMTSTSSGMYAEKQDRYDTAIRRLDAQISRTEPIIEKREATLRAQFSAMELLVSNMNSQSTFLTQQMDMLTNMMTGGN from the coding sequence ATGGCAAGCATTACATTCAGCGGCTTGGCCTCAGGTTTGGAAACAGATGACATTGTTTCTGAATTAATGACCTTGGAGCGTGCTCCTCTTGACCGTCTTGAAGCGCAAAAAGAAACCGAGGCCACTCGGCTGGCCGCTTTTAAGCAGCTTGATACGCGCCTTGATGATCTGCGTGAAGCCGTCGGCGCGTTAAATCTGACCAGTGAAGTGCGCACCAGCAGTATTTCATTGAGTTCAGAGGATGCTTTTACCGCCAGCAGTGATGGGGCGGTTTCCGGAAGCTATGATGTTTCTGTTGTGCAGTTGGCCCAAGTTCAGAAGTCTGTCAGCGAGGGACTGAGTTCCCAAACAGACAGCCTGTTGGGGACGGGGACGTTGACGATCGGCAGTGAAACAATCACCATCAATGAGAATAATAACTCCTTGGCCGGCCTTGTTGATGCCATTAATGAACTTTCTGAAAAAACCGGGGTTCACGCTGGGATTATCAATGATGGGAGTAGTGGTAATCCGTACCACTTGGTTCTGACCGGTGAAGATGCGACCACCAGTTTTACCGTGTCCAGTGATCTTGTTGACAGTGAAGGGGCTGCCGTTGACTTTGCAGTCAGTGAAACGCGCTCTGCTCAGGAAGCGGTGGCGTTTGTTGATGGCATTAAGGTGGTCAGTGACAGTAACACGGTGAGTGGTGTTATTCCCGGTGTCACCCTGCATCTGGGAAGCCCCAGCGAAACGACTTATGCCGGCACGCCGCAAGATGGTGTCGACTCCTGGGACTGGGACGACCCGCCGCAATATCAATCGACATTGATGACGGTTGAGCCTGACACCGAAGCACTCAAAGAAAAGATCAGCACCTTTATCAGTAGTTATAATGCCGTGATGGACTGGATTTCGGCGGGTTATGATGAATTTGGTGCCGTGGCCCCAACTGAGGCCGAGATTGAAGCCGGGGCCGAAGATATTCTTAGTGATGTGGTGCGCGGTGACAGCACGGTCAATGGCATCAAGCGTCGCTTGCAAAGCATGTTGTCAACACCGATTGATACGAGCGGCTCGTTGTCCGTTTTGTCTCAGTTAGGTATTTCAACGCAGCGTGACGGTTCGATCAACCTCAATGAGTCAGATCTCAATGACGCACTGGAGTCTGATTTTGAAGGCGTCGTCGGGCTGCTGGCGGGCGAAGACAGTGTCGACGGCATTATGAAAAAATTTAATTCCACACTGTTGGAGATGACCAGTACGTCATCGGGAATGTATGCAGAAAAACAGGATCGATATGACACCGCCATCCGCCGCCTTGATGCACAAATTTCTCGGACTGAGCCGATCATCGAAAAGCGTGAAGCGACATTGAGAGCGCAATTTTCCGCAATGGAGTTACTCGTGAGTAATATGAATTCGCAAAGTACGTTTTTGACCCAGCAAATGGACATGTTGACCAACATGATGACGGGGGGTAACTAA
- a CDS encoding flagellar protein FlaG — protein MEIQSAGLSNVVQQSTPKSGEVVELNRKAKESESFVADASAMEEKVQPEELLDQIKALTEDGLYSVRFENDDEAKQLVVKIVDTDTDEVIRQVPAEEVLSLSVRLEELRGNIVNTEG, from the coding sequence ATGGAAATCCAATCAGCAGGGCTGAGCAATGTTGTTCAACAGAGTACACCGAAATCCGGTGAAGTTGTTGAGTTGAACCGCAAGGCCAAAGAAAGCGAGAGCTTTGTTGCCGACGCCTCGGCCATGGAAGAAAAAGTACAGCCGGAAGAGCTGCTCGATCAGATCAAAGCGTTGACGGAAGATGGCCTCTACAGTGTGCGTTTTGAAAATGATGATGAAGCCAAGCAGCTTGTGGTGAAAATCGTTGATACCGACACCGATGAAGTGATTCGTCAGGTGCCCGCAGAAGAAGTTTTGTCCCTGTCGGTGCGCTTGGAAGAATTACGCGGTAATATTGTAAATACCGAAGGATAA